Proteins encoded in a region of the Chondrinema litorale genome:
- a CDS encoding ATP-dependent DNA helicase, with the protein MKINYNPRYIKKHLSIRVPWHDNAWNGTVCTNAKNNDACLVLKNCAENRNDNLEKEFAGRKICEIKDENKLPPCISESAMFMADFDFNRTVKHPYAKGYNDYYKHLLPSTVLYPKYSAPAVPFRWGMPEFAEKFAEQYNLEFDPKQEPYAKTSDESLKFTTNWVQHYPNQKAVFDCFFEHLNPNESLSFFYAKEVPFVEENNRVLIGLGEILSINPPQPFDTSNDTGFVSMPWEHMVNHSIRPDFKNGFIFPYHQAIEYQKTHPNFDPKSIAVIIPNEFRAEFSYATEHVSHDFAIYILRESIKKIELAKKLEIGSNWDNILDWLSKKLFLTKKLRGDYPGFGSSLAALGIKRAHFLAQYIFKNIEKEDCPWEYLENVFIDINSLPEDLKNSISPENIELWHYYKNSNESRLFLLQLLSRFNLSESQVKIIFDINKRKKEYQDKTDQELIKNPYLLYEISIHSCDPINYSVIDTGLMLNTTKKLKPFQTKQFSNLSKERIKALTVMQLEFQANNGHTLFPEEELVKNIANLPIEPECNLNSDYFNLAASVFDKSIVTHFTADNKKAYQLSRFNDTAELINSIITKRINAKKHNLQEDWGKYLSEIEFKNTDEDLKAKEEKTKALEVMANARFSVLIGQAGSGKTTLLSALASIPQIKQGNVLFLAPTGKARVRMEEKAKKFGVTAKTIASFLFKSGRFKGSTQSFHLNDAEKEMGYKTVIIDECSMLTEEMLAATLQHLKRVERLILVGDYRQLPPIGAGRPFVDIINFIKPEGIESRFPKIDNSYIELTTSARQVKKDNKKRLDTDFANLFGGNTQENNADEIFEQVIKGESENIKIYSWDNESNFDDVLYKVLESELDVKDEKSFNKSIGANDAGFFNWNEAVKKIEDWQLLSPVKSKVFGTNQLNRGIHQKLKKDALDWSYRGSKTPKPLGLEKIIYGDKVINMQNHSRSKGTYPDTGINYIANGEIGISVGRTNWKNGSKPYQLEVEFSSQVGYKYQFTSKDFDDEKGSYLELAYALTIHKAQGSQFNTVILVIPEPCVLLSRELLYTALSRQVNKVILLYQGNPQMLFNYINDSRSANLQRITNLFYKPNITRYEEVLFEKNLIHCASDGKFLRSKSEVIIYELLLKNGLEPEYEFKLEIDGQTKRPDFYIIDDDMGIDYYWEHLGMLNDSEYYKNWEEKLAWYKSKNILPFDKGGGENGTLIITKDDANGGVSAKEIAKIIEEVFEVDSKESTINDIKELTNVVFQLRNTVESYFSELSNQFKEIKQSSIKTDERIESIYKVLDDNSKTTNLQAFYSKVESNISNYELLEDNSKMFLASAYFIKEKFDRNNMDDYSPFVLQFSRAIENELLRKFFVSFYPKLDILTSNDPLFLKNEFENSKSGVFAKSLKKRSEKFTLGTMAFIFGYIINPNGNTISSSNLLQEFRGHIVSIASDQFLSNELKTQLNSLTNDYRNKAAHISQISKQEATDFLKLGTDILESILKYLR; encoded by the coding sequence ATGAAAATAAATTATAATCCAAGATATATAAAAAAGCATTTATCAATTAGAGTACCATGGCATGACAATGCTTGGAATGGTACTGTTTGTACAAATGCTAAAAATAATGATGCTTGTTTGGTTCTTAAAAATTGTGCTGAAAACAGAAATGATAATTTAGAGAAAGAATTTGCAGGTAGAAAGATTTGTGAAATTAAAGATGAAAATAAATTACCTCCATGCATATCTGAAAGTGCCATGTTTATGGCAGATTTTGACTTTAATAGAACTGTTAAACATCCATATGCAAAGGGCTATAATGATTATTACAAACATCTTTTGCCTTCAACTGTTCTTTATCCAAAATATAGTGCCCCAGCAGTACCTTTTCGATGGGGAATGCCTGAATTTGCTGAAAAATTTGCAGAGCAGTATAATTTAGAATTTGACCCAAAGCAAGAGCCATATGCTAAAACTAGTGATGAATCCTTAAAGTTTACAACGAATTGGGTGCAGCATTACCCAAATCAAAAAGCAGTATTTGATTGTTTTTTTGAACATCTTAATCCTAATGAATCTCTAAGTTTTTTTTATGCTAAAGAAGTCCCTTTTGTAGAAGAAAACAACAGAGTTTTAATAGGATTAGGAGAAATCTTATCAATCAATCCACCACAACCGTTTGATACATCAAATGATACAGGTTTTGTATCTATGCCATGGGAGCATATGGTAAACCACAGCATTAGACCTGATTTTAAGAATGGTTTTATTTTCCCATATCACCAAGCTATTGAATATCAAAAAACACATCCTAATTTTGATCCAAAAAGCATTGCGGTTATAATCCCCAATGAGTTCAGAGCGGAATTTTCTTATGCTACAGAACATGTATCTCACGATTTTGCAATTTATATCTTACGTGAATCAATCAAAAAAATTGAACTGGCTAAAAAATTAGAGATAGGAAGTAATTGGGATAATATTTTAGACTGGTTAAGTAAAAAACTATTTCTAACTAAAAAACTTCGAGGAGATTATCCTGGTTTTGGCTCATCTTTAGCTGCTTTGGGTATAAAAAGAGCTCATTTCTTAGCGCAATATATATTTAAAAATATAGAAAAAGAAGATTGTCCATGGGAGTATTTGGAGAATGTTTTTATTGATATAAACTCATTACCAGAAGATTTAAAAAATAGCATTTCTCCTGAAAATATTGAATTATGGCACTATTATAAAAATAGTAATGAATCTCGTTTATTTCTTTTACAGTTATTGAGCCGATTTAATTTGAGTGAATCTCAAGTTAAAATAATTTTTGATATCAATAAAAGGAAAAAAGAATACCAAGATAAAACAGATCAAGAGCTTATAAAAAATCCTTATTTGTTATATGAAATCTCTATTCATTCTTGTGATCCAATTAACTATTCAGTTATTGACACTGGCTTAATGCTGAATACAACCAAAAAGCTCAAACCTTTCCAAACGAAACAGTTTTCTAACTTAAGTAAGGAAAGAATAAAAGCATTAACTGTTATGCAGTTGGAATTCCAAGCTAATAATGGTCATACATTATTCCCAGAAGAAGAATTAGTAAAAAACATTGCTAATTTACCAATAGAGCCAGAATGTAATTTAAACTCAGACTATTTCAATTTAGCTGCTTCTGTATTCGATAAAAGTATAGTAACTCATTTTACAGCAGATAATAAGAAAGCATATCAATTATCAAGGTTCAATGATACAGCAGAACTCATAAATTCAATAATTACAAAAAGGATAAATGCTAAAAAGCATAATTTACAAGAAGATTGGGGAAAGTATCTGAGTGAAATTGAATTTAAGAATACTGATGAAGATTTAAAAGCTAAAGAAGAAAAAACAAAGGCATTAGAAGTGATGGCTAATGCAAGGTTTTCTGTATTAATTGGGCAGGCAGGTTCAGGAAAAACAACTTTATTATCAGCTTTAGCCTCTATTCCTCAAATAAAACAAGGTAATGTTCTTTTTTTAGCTCCAACAGGAAAAGCTCGTGTTAGAATGGAAGAAAAGGCTAAAAAATTTGGTGTAACTGCAAAAACTATCGCTAGCTTTTTATTTAAATCAGGCAGATTTAAAGGTTCTACCCAATCATTTCATTTAAATGATGCGGAGAAAGAAATGGGTTATAAAACAGTCATTATAGATGAGTGTTCTATGCTGACTGAGGAAATGCTAGCTGCAACTTTACAGCATTTAAAACGGGTAGAAAGACTTATACTTGTGGGAGATTATAGACAGCTTCCACCAATTGGTGCTGGCAGACCGTTTGTTGATATAATTAATTTTATCAAACCAGAAGGAATAGAAAGCAGGTTTCCAAAAATTGATAATTCTTATATTGAATTAACTACTTCAGCACGACAAGTAAAAAAAGATAATAAGAAAAGACTTGATACAGATTTCGCCAATTTATTTGGAGGAAATACTCAAGAAAACAATGCTGATGAGATTTTTGAACAAGTCATTAAAGGTGAAAGTGAAAACATCAAAATATATAGTTGGGATAATGAATCTAACTTTGATGATGTTTTGTATAAAGTTTTAGAAAGTGAATTGGATGTGAAAGATGAAAAATCTTTTAACAAATCAATTGGTGCTAATGACGCTGGTTTCTTTAATTGGAATGAAGCTGTTAAAAAAATTGAAGATTGGCAATTATTGAGTCCAGTCAAATCTAAAGTTTTCGGCACTAACCAACTTAATAGAGGAATACATCAAAAATTAAAAAAGGATGCTTTAGATTGGTCCTATAGAGGAAGTAAGACACCTAAGCCATTAGGTCTAGAAAAGATAATTTATGGTGATAAAGTTATAAATATGCAAAATCACTCTAGATCAAAAGGCACTTATCCTGATACAGGTATTAACTATATTGCAAATGGAGAAATAGGAATTTCAGTTGGTCGCACTAATTGGAAAAATGGGTCTAAACCTTATCAATTAGAAGTTGAGTTTTCTTCGCAAGTAGGTTATAAATATCAGTTTACTTCAAAAGATTTTGATGATGAAAAAGGGAGTTATTTAGAACTGGCATATGCATTAACTATTCATAAAGCACAAGGGAGTCAATTTAATACAGTTATATTAGTTATTCCAGAACCTTGTGTTCTATTATCTAGGGAATTATTATACACTGCCTTATCTAGACAGGTTAATAAAGTTATTCTGTTATATCAGGGTAATCCTCAAATGTTATTTAATTATATAAATGATAGTAGGTCTGCAAACTTACAGAGAATTACAAATCTGTTTTATAAGCCAAATATTACAAGATATGAAGAAGTATTATTTGAGAAAAATCTAATTCACTGTGCTTCAGATGGAAAGTTTTTACGCTCTAAATCAGAAGTGATCATTTATGAATTACTCCTTAAAAATGGTTTAGAACCTGAATATGAGTTTAAACTAGAAATTGATGGGCAAACAAAAAGACCTGATTTTTATATCATAGATGATGATATGGGGATTGACTATTATTGGGAACATTTAGGTATGTTGAATGATTCTGAGTACTATAAAAATTGGGAAGAAAAATTAGCATGGTATAAATCGAAAAATATACTTCCTTTTGACAAAGGTGGTGGTGAAAATGGTACGCTAATTATCACAAAAGATGATGCAAATGGAGGAGTTTCTGCAAAAGAAATTGCTAAAATAATAGAAGAAGTATTTGAAGTTGATTCCAAAGAAAGCACTATTAACGATATAAAAGAATTAACAAATGTAGTGTTTCAACTTCGTAATACAGTAGAGTCATACTTTTCTGAATTGTCTAACCAATTTAAGGAGATTAAACAATCTTCTATTAAGACTGATGAGCGTATTGAAAGTATTTATAAAGTCTTAGATGACAACTCAAAAACAACTAATCTTCAAGCTTTTTATTCAAAAGTTGAAAGTAACATAAGTAATTATGAATTATTAGAAGATAACTCTAAAATGTTTTTAGCGTCAGCATATTTTATCAAAGAAAAATTTGATAGAAATAATATGGATGACTACTCTCCATTTGTATTACAATTTTCTAGAGCTATTGAAAATGAGCTATTAAGGAAGTTTTTTGTGTCTTTTTATCCAAAGTTAGATATATTAACCAGTAATGATCCCCTATTCCTTAAAAACGAGTTTGAAAACAGTAAATCAGGTGTTTTTGCTAAATCTTTGAAAAAGAGGTCAGAAAAATTCACATTAGGTACAATGGCATTCATATTTGGATATATCATAAATCCAAATGGTAATACTATTTCATCATCTAATTTATTACAAGAATTTAGAGGGCATATTGTATCCATTGCAAGTGATCAATTTCTATCTAATGAATTAAAAACACAATTAAATTCACTAACAAATGACTATAGAAATAAAGCAGCACATATTAGTCAAATAAGTAAGCAAGAAGCAACTGATTTCTTAAAGCTTGGTACAGACATTTTAGAAAGTATTCTAAAATATTTAAGATAG